Proteins encoded within one genomic window of Candidatus Reconcilbacillus cellulovorans:
- a CDS encoding 2-isopropylmalate synthase has protein sequence MRKIYVFDTTLRDGEQTPGVNLNTEEKVRIALQLEKLAVDRIEAGFPAASPGDRAAVGAVARAVKNATVVALARCRTEDIDAAVEALKGAEDPCLHLFLASSPIHRKYKLKMEKHEVLETAEAAIRYARRFIDKIEFSPEDAGRTELDFLCEIAAMAVRLGVCVLNIPDTVGYMTPVEFGNIFRTIRENVPGIERVQLSAHCHDDLGLATANSLAAIANGADQIEGTINGIGERAGNTAIEEVALALETRFDFFQAKTTLNLKEIAATSRLVSKLTGMPVPGNKAIVGANAFAHESGIHQDGMLKEKTTYEIISPETIGLKASRLVLGKHSGRHAFKEKLADMGYDLSEEQLNEAFAKFKELADRKKTVTDEDIRAILDEKLGRAPEVFVLESLTVSYDSRSVPTAVVRVRKEDRVLEKTGTGNGSVDAIYNAIQGITQEQVELEDYSIRSVSQGTDALGEVHVVLNQGDLSAAGRGVSTDILEASAKAYLNALNRLIELRRSGVTKRRDSVTLV, from the coding sequence ATGCGCAAAATTTACGTGTTCGACACGACGCTGCGCGACGGCGAACAGACGCCGGGCGTCAATCTGAACACCGAGGAGAAGGTGCGGATCGCTCTGCAGCTGGAAAAGTTGGCCGTCGACCGCATCGAGGCGGGCTTTCCCGCGGCGTCGCCCGGCGACCGTGCCGCAGTGGGCGCCGTCGCCCGTGCGGTGAAAAACGCGACGGTCGTCGCCTTGGCGCGCTGCCGCACGGAAGACATCGACGCGGCGGTCGAGGCGCTCAAGGGCGCGGAAGACCCGTGTCTTCATCTGTTTCTTGCTTCTTCGCCGATTCATAGAAAATACAAACTTAAAATGGAAAAGCATGAAGTGCTGGAAACGGCGGAAGCCGCCATCCGCTATGCGCGGCGGTTCATCGACAAGATTGAATTTTCGCCCGAAGACGCCGGCCGCACCGAGCTCGATTTTCTGTGCGAAATCGCGGCGATGGCGGTCCGACTCGGCGTCTGCGTCTTGAACATTCCCGACACGGTCGGCTATATGACGCCGGTCGAGTTCGGCAATATTTTCAGAACGATCCGTGAAAACGTACCCGGAATCGAGCGCGTCCAGCTGAGCGCTCACTGCCACGACGACCTCGGCCTGGCGACGGCGAACTCGCTGGCGGCGATCGCCAACGGCGCGGACCAGATCGAGGGAACGATCAACGGCATCGGCGAGCGCGCCGGCAACACGGCGATCGAGGAAGTCGCGCTGGCGCTGGAGACGCGGTTCGACTTTTTCCAGGCGAAGACGACGCTCAACCTGAAAGAGATCGCCGCGACGAGCCGGCTCGTCAGCAAACTGACCGGCATGCCCGTACCGGGCAACAAGGCGATCGTCGGCGCCAACGCGTTCGCGCACGAGTCCGGCATTCACCAGGACGGGATGCTGAAAGAGAAGACGACGTACGAAATCATTTCGCCGGAGACGATCGGGCTTAAGGCGAGCCGACTCGTGCTCGGCAAACATTCCGGTCGCCATGCATTCAAGGAGAAGCTGGCGGACATGGGCTACGACCTGTCGGAAGAGCAGCTGAACGAGGCGTTCGCCAAGTTCAAGGAGCTGGCCGACCGCAAAAAAACGGTCACCGACGAAGACATCCGCGCGATTTTGGACGAAAAACTTGGCCGCGCGCCGGAAGTGTTCGTGCTCGAGTCGCTTACGGTGTCGTACGACAGCCGGTCGGTTCCGACCGCGGTCGTGCGCGTCCGCAAGGAAGACCGGGTTCTGGAGAAAACGGGCACGGGCAACGGTTCGGTCGACGCCATCTACAACGCCATCCAAGGGATTACCCAGGAACAGGTCGAGCTGGAGGATTATTCGATCCGGTCGGTGTCGCAGGGAACGGACGCACTCGGCGAGGTGCACGTCGTCCTGAACCAAGGCGACTTGTCGGCGGCCGGGCGGGGGGTCAGCACCGACATTCTCGAGGCGAGCGCCAAGGCGTACCTGAACGCGCTCAACCGGTTGATCGAATTGCGCAGGTCGGGCGTGACCAA
- a CDS encoding ketol-acid reductoisomerase, producing the protein MAVTMYYENDADLSVLRDKTVAVIGYGSQGHAQAQNLRDSGVSVIIGLRPGKSAERARNDGFDVFSVAEATRRADVVQILMPDETQAAVYREEIAPNLKKGAALMFSHGFNIHFGQIVPPPDVDVVMVAPKSPGHLVRRVYVEGFGVPGLIAVHQDATGRAKDIALAYAKGIGCTRAGVIETTFREETETDLFGEQVVLCGGLSALVKAGFETLVEAGYAPEMAYFECLHELKLIVDLMYEGGLSRMRDSISNTAEYGDYVTGPRIITEETRKEMKRILAEIQNGTFARNFILENQANRPFLTTTRRAEAEHPIETVGRRLRELMHWIRK; encoded by the coding sequence ATGGCAGTAACGATGTACTACGAGAATGACGCGGATCTTTCGGTATTGCGCGATAAGACGGTAGCGGTCATCGGCTACGGCAGCCAGGGGCATGCGCAGGCGCAAAATCTTCGCGACAGCGGCGTTTCCGTCATCATCGGTCTGAGGCCCGGCAAATCGGCGGAGCGGGCGAGAAACGACGGATTCGACGTGTTTTCGGTCGCCGAAGCGACGCGGCGCGCCGACGTCGTCCAGATTTTGATGCCGGACGAAACGCAGGCCGCGGTCTATCGCGAGGAGATCGCGCCCAATCTGAAAAAGGGCGCAGCGCTTATGTTTTCGCACGGATTCAACATTCATTTCGGCCAAATCGTGCCGCCGCCCGACGTCGACGTCGTCATGGTCGCGCCGAAGTCGCCCGGCCATCTCGTGCGGCGCGTCTACGTCGAAGGATTCGGCGTGCCGGGGCTGATTGCCGTCCACCAAGACGCGACCGGTCGCGCGAAAGACATCGCGCTTGCTTACGCGAAAGGCATCGGCTGCACGCGCGCGGGCGTCATCGAGACGACGTTCCGGGAAGAGACGGAAACCGACCTGTTCGGCGAACAGGTGGTGCTTTGCGGCGGCCTGAGCGCGCTGGTGAAGGCGGGCTTCGAGACGCTCGTGGAGGCCGGGTATGCGCCGGAAATGGCGTATTTCGAGTGTCTGCACGAGTTGAAACTGATCGTCGACCTTATGTATGAAGGCGGGCTGTCGCGGATGCGCGACTCGATCAGCAACACCGCCGAGTACGGCGATTACGTCACGGGCCCGCGCATCATCACCGAAGAGACGCGAAAAGAAATGAAACGGATTTTGGCGGAAATCCAAAACGGCACGTTCGCGCGCAATTTCATCCTGGAAAATCAGGCAAACCGACCGTTTTTAACGACGACGCGCCGGGCGGAAGCCGAGCATCCGATCGAAACGGTCGGCCGCCGGCTGCGCGAACTGATGCACTGGATCCGCAAATGA
- a CDS encoding acetolactate synthase, large subunit, biosynthetic type, translated as MAVQTAFRTGEDLREKLLRPDVVTGSEILLRALLLEGVDCVFGYPGGAVLYIYDAMYGNPDFRHLLTRHEQGAVHAADGYARSTGKVGVCIATSGPGATNLVTGIATAYMDSVPLVVITGNVATQFIGTDAFQEADITGITMPITKHNVLVRRVEDLARTIKEAFYIASTGRKGPVLIDIPKDVSANKTVFRYPDKVELRGYRPHRPVDPKQVEALLDAIARAERPVILAGGGVVYADAGYELLEFAEKTNAPVTTTLLGLSGFPSGHRLWMGMPGMHGTYAANMALQNADLIISVGARFDDRVTMRLDGFAPKAKIAHIDIDPAEIGKNVRTAYPVVGDVKEVLRLVNAHVRAADTSAWLRQIAEWQARYPLRYKDSELELKPQWAIEMISETTKGEAIVTSDVGQHQMWVAQYYKFKRPRSWITSGGLGTMGFGFPSAIGAQIGNPGKLVISINGDGGMQMCAQELAVCAIHNIPVKIVVINNQVLGMVRQWQEIIYDNRYSHIDLSGSPDFVKLAEAYGVKGLRATNKQEARRAWDEALATDGPVLVEFVVPKEENVYPMVTQGRTISEMLLGDEDE; from the coding sequence ATGGCCGTCCAAACCGCGTTTCGAACGGGCGAAGATTTGCGCGAAAAATTGCTGCGTCCGGACGTCGTGACCGGTTCGGAAATTTTGCTTCGCGCGCTTCTGCTCGAAGGCGTCGACTGCGTGTTCGGATATCCGGGCGGCGCGGTGTTGTATATTTACGACGCAATGTACGGCAATCCCGACTTTCGCCATCTGCTGACGCGGCATGAGCAGGGCGCTGTTCATGCCGCCGACGGGTACGCGCGCTCGACTGGCAAGGTCGGCGTTTGCATTGCCACGTCCGGTCCTGGCGCGACGAACCTGGTGACGGGGATCGCGACCGCCTATATGGATTCAGTGCCGCTCGTCGTCATCACCGGTAACGTCGCGACGCAGTTCATCGGCACGGATGCTTTTCAAGAGGCGGACATTACCGGCATCACGATGCCGATCACGAAGCATAACGTCCTCGTGCGGCGCGTCGAGGATTTGGCGCGGACGATCAAGGAGGCGTTCTACATCGCGAGCACGGGGCGCAAAGGCCCGGTATTGATCGACATCCCGAAAGACGTTTCCGCCAACAAAACGGTGTTCCGCTACCCGGACAAGGTCGAGCTGCGCGGCTATCGCCCGCATCGGCCGGTCGACCCGAAACAGGTCGAGGCGTTGCTCGATGCGATCGCCCGCGCCGAACGGCCGGTCATTTTGGCCGGCGGCGGGGTCGTTTACGCGGACGCCGGATACGAGCTGCTGGAATTTGCGGAAAAGACGAACGCGCCGGTGACGACGACGTTGCTCGGATTGAGCGGTTTTCCGAGCGGTCATCGCTTGTGGATGGGCATGCCCGGCATGCACGGCACGTATGCGGCGAACATGGCGCTGCAAAATGCCGACCTGATCATTTCCGTCGGCGCCCGTTTCGACGACCGCGTGACGATGAGGCTCGACGGCTTTGCGCCGAAGGCCAAAATCGCCCACATCGACATCGACCCGGCGGAAATCGGCAAAAACGTGCGCACCGCCTATCCGGTCGTCGGCGACGTCAAAGAAGTGCTGCGGCTCGTCAACGCGCACGTCCGTGCGGCCGACACGTCGGCTTGGCTGCGGCAGATCGCCGAGTGGCAGGCGCGTTATCCCTTGCGGTACAAGGATTCCGAGCTGGAGCTCAAGCCGCAGTGGGCGATCGAGATGATCAGCGAGACGACGAAAGGCGAGGCGATCGTCACGAGCGACGTCGGCCAACACCAGATGTGGGTCGCGCAATATTACAAATTCAAGCGGCCGCGTTCGTGGATCACGTCGGGCGGGCTCGGCACGATGGGATTCGGTTTTCCGTCGGCGATCGGCGCGCAGATCGGCAACCCCGGCAAACTCGTCATCTCGATCAACGGCGACGGCGGCATGCAGATGTGCGCGCAGGAGCTGGCGGTATGCGCCATCCACAACATTCCGGTTAAAATCGTCGTCATCAACAACCAGGTGCTCGGCATGGTGCGGCAATGGCAGGAGATCATCTACGACAACCGCTACAGCCATATCGACTTGTCGGGCAGCCCCGATTTCGTCAAACTGGCGGAAGCCTACGGCGTCAAAGGGCTGCGCGCGACCAACAAGCAGGAAGCTCGCCGCGCTTGGGACGAGGCGCTGGCGACCGACGGTCCGGTGCTTGTCGAGTTCGTCGTGCCGAAAGAGGAAAACGTGTATCCGATGGTGACCCAGGGGCGGACCATCAGCGAGATGCTGTTGGGGGATGAGGACGAATGA
- a CDS encoding acetolactate synthase small subunit yields MSARRTIAVLVNDQPGVLQRVAGLFGRRGFNIDSITVGSSEEPGLSRMIIVTTCDDRKLDQILKQLDKLIDVIQVEWLDARPMVARELALIKVAAEPSKRPEIIGLVETFRASIVDVSPTSLIVQVVGDSDKIEAMVELLKPYGILQLTRTGATAMVRGVDAGGNGSAAGRQS; encoded by the coding sequence ATGAGCGCCAGGCGCACGATCGCCGTGCTCGTCAACGACCAGCCCGGCGTGCTCCAGCGGGTGGCCGGTCTGTTCGGCCGCCGAGGCTTCAACATCGACAGCATTACAGTCGGTTCATCCGAGGAGCCGGGATTGTCGCGCATGATCATCGTGACGACGTGCGACGACCGAAAGCTCGATCAAATTTTGAAGCAACTTGATAAATTGATCGACGTCATCCAGGTCGAATGGCTGGATGCGAGACCGATGGTCGCCCGAGAGCTGGCCTTGATCAAGGTGGCGGCGGAACCGTCGAAGCGGCCGGAAATCATCGGCCTTGTGGAGACGTTCCGCGCCTCCATCGTCGACGTGTCGCCGACGTCGCTCATCGTGCAGGTCGTCGGCGACTCCGACAAAATCGAGGCGATGGTCGAACTGCTCAAGCCGTACGGCATTTTGCAGCTGACGCGGACCGGAGCGACCGCCATGGTGCGCGGCGTCGATGCGGGCGGAAACGGATCGGCGGCGGGCCGACAATCATAA